Below is a window of Planifilum fulgidum DNA.
GTGTCTATTAATAAAAGACATTTGTCTTTTTCAGGGGGATGGTCATGGCGCATTCGGAAGATCCCTTTTATCTCGTACGGGCCGACGTTTTGCCCGAAGCGATCCAGAAGACGATTGAAGCGAAGCGGATGTTGGAGACGGGGGAAGCGCACACCGTTCAGGAGGCGGTGGAAAAGGCGGGCATAAGCCGCAGTTCCTTCTACAAATACCGGGACAGCGTCTTTCCCTTCAACGCCATGATGAAGGAGAAAATCATCACCCTTTCCCTGACGCTGGAACACCGGTCCGGCGTTCTGTCCAGCGTCCTGGGTTATCTGGCTTCATTGGGATGCAACGTATTGACGATTCATCAGACGATTCCGCTCCAGGGGGTGGCCAATGTGGCTCTCTCCGTCGACACGGCGCAGGTGACGAAAAGGGTGACGGAGATCACCGAAGGCCTTCAGGAGCTTCCGGGCGTCCGGTCGGCGATTCTGGTCGCCTCCGGCGAGTGAACGAAGCGGGGCAAGAGGGATGAGCACAACGGGAGTGAGGAGGAACCACCCATCATGTGGAAGGGAATTTTGGAACATTATCGGGATTA
It encodes the following:
- a CDS encoding ACT domain-containing protein, translating into MAHSEDPFYLVRADVLPEAIQKTIEAKRMLETGEAHTVQEAVEKAGISRSSFYKYRDSVFPFNAMMKEKIITLSLTLEHRSGVLSSVLGYLASLGCNVLTIHQTIPLQGVANVALSVDTAQVTKRVTEITEGLQELPGVRSAILVASGE